The nucleotide sequence CTGTTGCTGCTTCCTTTTTAGCTGGTGCAGCATCGTTTTCAGTTGTTTCAATATAGTTACCCGCACGACCTGGAGTAGGCAGGTTGAACTTTTTGATCAATACATAGAAAATCGAGAAGTTTAATCCAAAGAATACGATACATGTTAGTGCAAAGTTGATTAAGTCACGAGTTAATCCTGCTTTTACAAGCAATGGTGTACGAGTAAGAAGCTCGATAAAACCGAATGCGTGAACACGAACGTGGATCAGATCCGCTACAGCGAACGCAAGACCAGTCGTAATTGCATACACAACATAAAGCAGTGGTGCAGCAAACATGAACATGAATTCAATCGGCTCTGTAACACCTGTTAAGAAAACAGCTAGTGCTGCAGATAAGAACATAGACTTATACTTTTTACGCTTGTCTTTATCAACGTTCATGTACATCGCAAGAGCGATCGCTACAAGTGAAGCTGTTGAAAGAACTACTTGTCCCATTTTAAAACGAGCAGGTACAACATCATTAAGAAGGGCTTGATACGCTTTTGTATCTCCAGCAGCTAAGAAGTTGTTAAGATCATTGATCCAAGCTAACCATAGTGGATCTTGTCCAGCTACAGAAGAACCTGCACCTGACCCAGTCATGATTTGGTACGTACCGCCAAGCTCTGTATAGTTGATCGGCACCGTTAACATGTGGTGAAGACCGAACGGCAATAATAGACGCTCTAGTGTACCAAACACGAATGGCGCGATAACAGGAGCCGTGTTGCGAGATGTTGCAATCCATTTACCAAAGTCATTTAACAGTCCCTGAATAAATGGCCAAACCAATGCAAGAACGAGTGCTGTAACCACTGACCATAAAATAACAGCAAATGGTACAAAACGTTTTCCGTTAAAGAATGCTAATGCATTCGGAAGCTTATTGTAGTTGTAATATTTGTTGAATAGTATCGCACCCAGGAAACCGGAAATGATACCGACGAAAACACCCATATTAAGAGCAGGTGCTCCAAGAATTGATGTGAAATAGTCACCAACAATCAGTTCAGAGCCAAAAAGGGATTTAACTTTCGCCCCTTCTTCAAGCATCATAGCGCTATTAACACCGAAGATCGCACCAGTGATGCGGTTGATCAGGATAAATGCGATGACAGCCGCAAAAGCACCGCCAGCACGTTCTTTAGCCCAAGATCCCCCAATAGCTACGGCGAATAAAATGTGCAGATTTGTAATGATCGCCCACCCGATGTCTTCCATAACACGGGCAATCGTTTGCACTAAAGTCATGTCGCCACCAAACATAGCAATAACTTTACCTAGTGATATCATCAAACCGGCAGCTGGCATAACCGCTACTACTACAAGAAGCGCTTTACCTAGCTTTTGCCAGAAATCAAATGAAATGAGTTTTCCACGTTGTTTCAAAACGATTTCCTCCTTTAAGTATATATCTTTTGTTGATTTTTTGAAATCGCATTCAATAGATTGCAAAAAAATTATGAATCGCTTACATATTTGTATATGCATGTCGGTGCAATCGTTTGCATTAGTGATTGTAAAATAAAACGGTTTCATTTACAAGTGATATTGATTAAAAAATATATAAAAGTTTTTCCAGTGTGATTTCGTGAGAGGTATTAAAGGAGGATTCATGGTGCTAGTGTGGGAAGTTGCTTCGCATTGAGTGAGTTTTATAAGGTAGAGGCGGTGCGGTGAGGTTCTCAGGTGGAACGAGCGCATTTTTAGGTGGTAGTGAGGGAATCGCGGGTGGAACGGAGCACATCTCAGGTGGTTAACACCACTTTAGCGGCGAACGTGTAACAAATATAAGAACACGTACCGCAAAAAAAGCTCGAATAGTAGATAACACTCATTTCTCGGAGCAGGTTCTCTGACCTTGATGATCTCAAGTGCATTTATATCTCCTAAAAGTCTTAGCAGAGGCTGTGGGGTGCGGTTCTCAGGTGAAACGAGCGCATTTTCGGATGGTAAAGAGGTAAACCCTGGTGGCACATCCTCCTACTTGTAAATTATTTTAAAACGCTTTATGTGAGTAAAGAACTATGAATAATTACTTATTTTTATACATGCGCAAATTAGAAAGAGGCATAACAAATGAACTGTGGAATATGAAGTGTGGAAGGAAGATAACGAAAGGTTATTGAATAATTATTCAATTATAAGTATAATTATTTTCTGGTTGAGGAAGGGGAGAAACAAATGAAAAAGAAAAATTGGATAGCTGGTGCGTTGAGTGTAAGTTTGCTCGCATCGATGCCTTACGCGGTAACAGCGGAAGCACCTCAAAAACAATGGACGAATGTTAATGCCTATGAAGAGGCTGATGGCAGCCCATTTAACTCAGAGCATTATGATTTTGTAAAATACTCAAAGATTGGTGAGATTCTTCAAAAGTTTGAAAAAGAAAGCAAGCGTGTGACCTTAGAGCAAAGGGGTACTTCTTCTGATGGTTATCCTATGTATGTCGTGACGATCTCAAACCCAGAAGACAAGGGGAAATACGGACATAACAAAAAGCTTCGCAAGCAAATGTTCAAAAATCCTCAAAAGGCTCAAGATTGGATTGCTGAGAACCCTGACTTTAAGGTGCCGGTTATGATTAACGGATCAATTCATGGAACGGAATACATAGGATCTGATGCTGTTCTTCAGTTGATTGATCGTTTCGCGAACGATAATGATGCAGAGACGAATAATATTCTTAAAAGTAACATTCTTATCTTTAATGTAGTAGCAAACCCAGATGGCCGTGTAGATGGGACACGCTTTAACGGGAACGGCATCGACTTGAACCGTGATTTCATTACACAGTCTCAAGAAGAAACGAAGCAGACCGTTGACCTTATTACTGAATGGAATCCGATGGTCTTTCTTGATCTGCACGGATATGTGAACAGTTCTGACGGCAAACCTGGCCTTATCGAGCCATGTACACCGCCACATAATCCGAACTATGAGTACGACTTGTTTTCCAAATGGGCTCTAGATCAGGCTGAGGCGATGGAAAGCGAGATTGTTGGAAATAAAACAAACTATGAATCTGATCATTATAAGAATATGACAGGAACCTATATCCCTCAGCGTGATGACAGTGCTGGTTGGGACGACTATCCGCCGATCTTTACACCGATGTATGCGATGTATCACGGAGCATACGGATATACGCTTGAAGCACCGACAAACAGCTGGGACGGTGTGAGATGGGCAAATGACGCGGTTATGGGTGCGTTAAAATTTGCAACAGATAATAAACAAGGTATGCTGACGGATCAGATTGAGATTTTCGAACGTGGTATAAACTTTGACCATCCGTACCATGAAGAAGGATTTTTCCCGAATGCCTATGTGCTTCCGGTGAATGAAAAGGATCCAACTGTTACTGAAAAAGCAGTGAACCACTTTCTTGAAAACGATATTTCTGTAGAAAAAGCAACGAAAGCTTTTTCAGCAAATGGGCAAACCTATCCGGCAGGGACATACATCGTTGATATGAGCCAAGCGAAAGCGGGTCTTGCTAACACGATGTTATGGGACGGAGAAGATATCACGAACGATACACCTGCGATGTACGACATTTCAGCATGGAGTCTGCCAGAGCTTTGGGGCTTTGAAGCGATTGAGGTAAAGGAAGAACTAAAAGCGAAAACAGCTCCTGTAAAAGAAGCGGACTATGCAGGTTCTATAAACGGTAAAGGGCCGTATGTTATTTCAAACAGCTCTGTACAGGCTGTGAAATTGGTGAATGATTTAGTAAAAGCGGGTGAAAGTGTTTATAAAGGCAATGATGAACATTTCTATGTAGAGACTTTATCAGCATCGAATAAAACACTTGTAAAGAAATCTGGCATCTCATTAGAAACTGCTAAAATGCCAGCTCAAAAAGAAAAACTATCATCACTTAAAGTTGCCATTTTAAAAGATGGCGGCATGAATAAAGCACAAAGCCACGCTGGTACGAAACTGGCGCTTGACCGTCTAGGCTTTTCTGTAACAGAAGTAACACCAACAGAAGTTGCGGAGAAAGGACTATCTCAGTTCGATGCGTTCCTTTATTCAGGAACGGATGCATTGCTGCAATACGAAAATGTAAGAGAGGCAAATAAACCGTTCGTGGTCGGCAGCAAACCAGCATATGAAAGCTTTAAGACAAATGTACAAACATTCATTAATAACGGTGGAAAATACATTGCTGTAGGTGCTGGCGGGGCTAAAGCTTCAAGTCAGCTCGGAATAACGTCTGTGAAAGTCAACACAGGCAATGCGAACAGCAACGGAATCGTAAAGGTGAATAACGAAAAAGATGAAGTAACAACGGGTTACAATACAGCTGACCTAGGCTTTGTTTACAGGCCGGTATGGTTTACGGAGTTAGGCAATGCGAAATCTGTAGCGACTTTAGCTTCTGGCGACTTCTTTGTTGCGGGTCACTGGAAAGGTAACGAACAAGCTGCAGGGCAAGCGGTGATCGTAGAAGAAACTGGCAAAGATGTGACGCTGATTGGACTTGAAGCTGGGTTCCGTGATCACACAGATTATCTGTTCCGTTTGTTATCCAATGCGCTTTATCAATAAAGAGCCTTTCTAATTGACAATAAGATAAGCACTGCATTACTTTTATAGGGAAAGTTTGCCCTATTCAATTAAAAAAGACCTGAAGAGCATTGAAATGAATTCGTTTCTAGCTCTTTGGTCTTTCTTTGTATCAGAAAGTACGTGTCTAAATGGCTTTTTGGTTCATTTTTTGCTTCCTTGACAAGTTGATTGTAGTGCAAGGTGCGAGACTCCTGGGGGATTAGCGGGACAGTTGAGACTCCTAAGGTCGCAAAGCGACGAGGAGGCTCAACGCACGCCCCCCGGAAAGCGAAGCAACCTGGAACGGAAATCAACCACTTTCAAGAGCAACACGAAAAATGCCCAATTAAAGCTCAAATGTTTTAAAGCGGTCGGACAGGTGTAAATTATAAAAGTAAAGCAAACTGAAAGGTGAGTGAAAAGATATGTTCAATAAATTATTTGGAAAAAAAGAAGTGAAAAAAGAAGAGACGGTTATTGCTCCGTTAACAGGAAAAATTGTAAACATTGAAGAGGTTCCAGACCCGACTTTCGCTCAAAAGATGATGGGCGACGGTATTGCGATAGAGCCAACCGAAGGCGTCGTTGTTTCACCTGTAGATGGGGAAATTGTTCAGTTTTTCCACACAAAGCATGCCATCGGTATTCAATCTGAAGCTGGAGCAGAAATCCTTATTCACGTTGGTCTTGAAACGGTGAGCATGAACGGAGAAGGCTTTGAAGGTCATGTGAATGTAGGGGATAAAGTAAAAGCAGGAGACAAGCTACTCAGCTTTGACCTGGACTTAATTAAAGAAAAAGCGGCTAGCACTGTTACGCCAATCGTTATCACAAATGGTGATGCGGTAGAATCTTTAGACAAGCGTGCAGCATCTGATGCTACAAAAGGTGAAACCTCATTATTGCAGATTAAAATGAAATAATAGATGAAATCAGGCTACCCATGCCTGATTTTTTCCATATTGAAAAGGGGGAGGCTATGATGAAAAAAGGAGTTATTTCTTTAGGAGAAGCACTTGTTGATTTTATTCCAACCGACGAAACGAACACGACATACCAGAAAAGTCCTGGCGGTGCGCCTGCCAATGTGGCTGTAGGTGTTGCACGATTAGGATCTGCATCTACTTTTTTAGGAAAAGTAGGGGACGATGTGCTAGGATCATTCATGATTGATACATTAAAGAGTTATGGTGTGAACGCGTTTCATGTGTACAAAACAGAAGAGGTAAGAACAGGTGCTGTTTTTGTGACATTAGGAGAAAACGGAGAGCGTTCTTTTGACTTTTATATCAATCCTAGCGCAGACCGTTTTTTAGAAGAAAAAGATGTTCAGCCTAGCCTGTTTAAAGATCACAAGATCCTTCATTTTGGGTCCATCTCTTTAATCGGTGAGCCATCTAAGAGTGCTACTGAAAAGGCAGTCAGACTCGCTAAGGAAAACGGCATGTGGGTTTCATACGATCCAAACCTCAGACTCTCACTATGGAAGACGCCGGCGCAGGCACGTGAGACGATTCTATCGATGCTGCAGCACGCGGACATTGTGAAGATCTCAGAAGAGGAGCTCGAATTTATTACAGGATTAAAAAAGGTCGAGGAAGGCATTAAGGTGCTTCAGCAGTATGAGATTCCGCTTCTGTTTATTACACTCGGAGATGACGGCAGTTACGTGGTGACGAAAGAAGGCGGAGAGTATATTCCAGCTAAACGTGTTT is from Fictibacillus sp. b24 and encodes:
- a CDS encoding PTS sugar transporter subunit IIA is translated as MFNKLFGKKEVKKEETVIAPLTGKIVNIEEVPDPTFAQKMMGDGIAIEPTEGVVVSPVDGEIVQFFHTKHAIGIQSEAGAEILIHVGLETVSMNGEGFEGHVNVGDKVKAGDKLLSFDLDLIKEKAASTVTPIVITNGDAVESLDKRAASDATKGETSLLQIKMK
- a CDS encoding M14 family zinc carboxypeptidase, translating into MKKKNWIAGALSVSLLASMPYAVTAEAPQKQWTNVNAYEEADGSPFNSEHYDFVKYSKIGEILQKFEKESKRVTLEQRGTSSDGYPMYVVTISNPEDKGKYGHNKKLRKQMFKNPQKAQDWIAENPDFKVPVMINGSIHGTEYIGSDAVLQLIDRFANDNDAETNNILKSNILIFNVVANPDGRVDGTRFNGNGIDLNRDFITQSQEETKQTVDLITEWNPMVFLDLHGYVNSSDGKPGLIEPCTPPHNPNYEYDLFSKWALDQAEAMESEIVGNKTNYESDHYKNMTGTYIPQRDDSAGWDDYPPIFTPMYAMYHGAYGYTLEAPTNSWDGVRWANDAVMGALKFATDNKQGMLTDQIEIFERGINFDHPYHEEGFFPNAYVLPVNEKDPTVTEKAVNHFLENDISVEKATKAFSANGQTYPAGTYIVDMSQAKAGLANTMLWDGEDITNDTPAMYDISAWSLPELWGFEAIEVKEELKAKTAPVKEADYAGSINGKGPYVISNSSVQAVKLVNDLVKAGESVYKGNDEHFYVETLSASNKTLVKKSGISLETAKMPAQKEKLSSLKVAILKDGGMNKAQSHAGTKLALDRLGFSVTEVTPTEVAEKGLSQFDAFLYSGTDALLQYENVREANKPFVVGSKPAYESFKTNVQTFINNGGKYIAVGAGGAKASSQLGITSVKVNTGNANSNGIVKVNNEKDEVTTGYNTADLGFVYRPVWFTELGNAKSVATLASGDFFVAGHWKGNEQAAGQAVIVEETGKDVTLIGLEAGFRDHTDYLFRLLSNALYQ
- a CDS encoding aminoimidazole riboside kinase — its product is MKKGVISLGEALVDFIPTDETNTTYQKSPGGAPANVAVGVARLGSASTFLGKVGDDVLGSFMIDTLKSYGVNAFHVYKTEEVRTGAVFVTLGENGERSFDFYINPSADRFLEEKDVQPSLFKDHKILHFGSISLIGEPSKSATEKAVRLAKENGMWVSYDPNLRLSLWKTPAQARETILSMLQHADIVKISEEELEFITGLKKVEEGIKVLQQYEIPLLFITLGDDGSYVVTKEGGEYIPAKRVSAVDTTGAGDAFVSGILHCLNEFNGTLEELTLDEASDMALFGSVSGALAVSVKGAMTALPTSEQVEKELAQNKQ
- a CDS encoding PTS transporter subunit IIBC — protein: MKQRGKLISFDFWQKLGKALLVVVAVMPAAGLMISLGKVIAMFGGDMTLVQTIARVMEDIGWAIITNLHILFAVAIGGSWAKERAGGAFAAVIAFILINRITGAIFGVNSAMMLEEGAKVKSLFGSELIVGDYFTSILGAPALNMGVFVGIISGFLGAILFNKYYNYNKLPNALAFFNGKRFVPFAVILWSVVTALVLALVWPFIQGLLNDFGKWIATSRNTAPVIAPFVFGTLERLLLPFGLHHMLTVPINYTELGGTYQIMTGSGAGSSVAGQDPLWLAWINDLNNFLAAGDTKAYQALLNDVVPARFKMGQVVLSTASLVAIALAMYMNVDKDKRKKYKSMFLSAALAVFLTGVTEPIEFMFMFAAPLLYVVYAITTGLAFAVADLIHVRVHAFGFIELLTRTPLLVKAGLTRDLINFALTCIVFFGLNFSIFYVLIKKFNLPTPGRAGNYIETTENDAAPAKKEAATGSDNSQASAIITLLGGADNIEDVDACMTRLRVTVKDTTGVGTEKEWKENGALGLIIKDKGVQAIYGPKADVLKSDIQDRLGM